One Streptomyces sp. V4I8 genomic window carries:
- a CDS encoding four-helix bundle copper-binding protein has protein sequence MTQPGTMPAMSKEMQDCVDACMTCHGICEETMSSCMQMGGQAQMQIMRALMDCAETTRMCADMMMRRSPMSAEMCAMCAKACEMCAEACMSMPDDPQMMRCAEACRRCATTCRAMAGATM, from the coding sequence ATGACCCAGCCCGGAACCATGCCTGCCATGAGCAAGGAGATGCAGGACTGCGTCGACGCGTGCATGACCTGCCACGGCATCTGCGAGGAGACCATGAGCTCCTGCATGCAGATGGGCGGCCAGGCTCAGATGCAGATCATGCGGGCGCTCATGGACTGCGCCGAGACGACCCGCATGTGCGCGGACATGATGATGCGCCGCTCGCCGATGTCGGCCGAGATGTGCGCGATGTGCGCCAAGGCCTGTGAGATGTGCGCCGAGGCGTGTATGTCCATGCCGGACGATCCGCAGATGATGCGCTGCGCGGAGGCGTGTCGCCGCTGCGCCACCACCTGCCGCGCGATGGCGGGCGCCACGATGTGA
- a CDS encoding LCP family protein, translated as MNDWPGGWSDDNRGNRYGRGSSSAQPEGARVMRQVRRGPAAPPGQGYGGVPQQPSYVNGQGHGGYGDDDGYDSGYNTGQVYGGSGGSGGPGGPGGRGTREPRPAPNWRRRIKVTTITLVTLLVVTSVATYFWADGKLNREVDLSKVIDRPEAGEGTNYLIVGSDSREGMSAEEKKNLHTGSAEGKRTDSMMILHTGSNGPTLISLPRDSDVEIPTFVGSESGKTYQGTGRHVKLNAAYAEDGPELLVRTVEYNTGLHIDHYVEIGFAGFANIVDSVGGVEIDIPQDIKDSKSGADFKKGKQTLNGEEALAFVRTRYALAGSDLDRTKNQQKFLSALANQVATPGTILNPFKLYPTMGAGLDSLIVDKDMGLFDLADMFWSMKGVSGGEGKSMNMPISGSTGGNLVWDKAKVKTLVEQLKNDETVTVSSN; from the coding sequence ATGAATGACTGGCCCGGTGGATGGTCCGACGACAATCGCGGTAACCGCTACGGACGCGGCAGCTCGAGCGCACAGCCCGAGGGAGCACGCGTGATGCGGCAGGTCCGCCGCGGTCCGGCGGCGCCGCCCGGCCAGGGATACGGCGGGGTGCCGCAGCAGCCGTCGTACGTGAACGGCCAGGGCCACGGCGGCTACGGCGACGACGACGGGTACGACAGCGGCTACAACACCGGGCAGGTCTACGGCGGCTCCGGCGGCTCCGGCGGCCCGGGCGGCCCCGGCGGCAGAGGGACGCGCGAGCCGCGTCCCGCGCCGAACTGGCGGCGCCGTATCAAGGTCACCACGATCACGCTCGTGACGCTGCTGGTCGTGACGAGCGTCGCCACCTACTTCTGGGCCGACGGCAAGCTCAACCGCGAGGTCGACCTGTCCAAGGTCATCGACCGGCCGGAGGCGGGCGAGGGCACGAACTACCTGATCGTCGGCTCCGACAGCCGTGAGGGCATGTCCGCCGAGGAGAAGAAGAACCTGCACACCGGGTCCGCCGAGGGCAAGCGCACGGACTCGATGATGATCCTGCACACCGGCAGCAACGGCCCGACGCTGATATCGCTGCCGCGTGACTCGGACGTCGAGATCCCGACCTTCGTGGGCTCCGAGTCCGGCAAGACCTACCAGGGCACGGGCCGGCACGTGAAGCTGAACGCCGCGTACGCCGAGGACGGCCCGGAGCTGCTGGTCCGCACGGTCGAGTACAACACCGGCCTGCACATCGACCACTACGTCGAGATCGGCTTCGCGGGCTTCGCGAACATCGTGGACTCGGTCGGCGGTGTCGAGATCGACATCCCGCAGGACATCAAGGACTCCAAGTCCGGCGCGGACTTCAAGAAGGGCAAGCAGACCCTGAACGGCGAGGAGGCGCTCGCCTTCGTCCGTACCCGGTACGCGCTGGCCGGCTCCGACCTGGACCGCACGAAGAACCAGCAGAAGTTCCTCTCGGCCCTGGCCAACCAGGTGGCGACGCCGGGCACGATCCTCAACCCGTTCAAGCTGTACCCGACCATGGGTGCGGGGCTGGACTCCCTGATCGTCGACAAGGACATGGGCCTGTTCGACCTGGCGGACATGTTCTGGTCGATGAAGGGCGTCAGCGGCGGCGAGGGCAAGTCGATGAACATGCCGATCTCCGGCTCCACGGGCGGCAACCTCGTCTGGGACAAGGCGAAGGTGAAGACGCTGGTGGAGCAGCTGAAGAACGACGAGACGGTGACCGTCTCCAGCAACTGA
- a CDS encoding acyl-CoA thioesterase — MTDQVTAPESGTPEIPGKPTSASRTTLSHIMSHNDTNLLGTVHGGVIMKLVDDAAGAVAGRHSGGPAVTASMDEMAFLEPVRVGDLVHVKAQVNWTGRTSMEVGVRVLAERWNESAPPTQVGSAYLVFAAVDADGKPRRVPPVIPETERDKRRNQEAHIRRTHRLARRRAIKELREKRAAEGYED, encoded by the coding sequence ATGACAGACCAGGTCACCGCCCCGGAGTCGGGCACACCGGAGATCCCGGGCAAGCCGACGTCGGCCTCCCGCACCACCCTGAGCCACATCATGAGCCACAACGACACCAACCTGCTGGGGACGGTGCACGGCGGGGTGATCATGAAACTGGTCGACGACGCGGCGGGCGCGGTGGCCGGACGGCACAGCGGTGGCCCCGCCGTCACCGCGTCCATGGACGAGATGGCCTTCCTGGAGCCGGTCCGCGTCGGCGACCTCGTCCATGTGAAGGCCCAGGTCAACTGGACCGGCCGGACCTCGATGGAGGTCGGCGTACGGGTCCTGGCCGAGCGCTGGAACGAGTCGGCCCCGCCCACCCAGGTCGGCTCGGCCTACCTGGTCTTCGCGGCGGTGGACGCCGACGGCAAGCCGCGCCGGGTCCCGCCGGTGATACCGGAGACCGAGCGCGACAAGCGACGCAACCAGGAGGCCCACATCCGCCGCACGCACCGGCTGGCCCGCCGCCGCGCGATCAAGGAGCTGCGGGAGAAGCGGGCGGCTGAGGGGTACGAGGACTGA
- a CDS encoding acyl-CoA dehydrogenase — translation MAGSADFDLYRPSEEHDMLRDAIRSLAEAKIAPYAAAVDEDARFPQEALDALVANDLHAVHVPEEYGGAGADALATVIVIEEVARVCASSSLIPAVNKLGSLPVILSGSEELKKKYMTPLAKGDGMFSYCLSEPDAGSDAAGMKTKAVRDGDHYVLNGVKRWITNAGVSDYYTVMAVTDPTKRSKGISAFVVEKSDEGVSFGAPEKKLGIKGSPTREVYLDNVRIPADRMIGEEGTGFATAMQTLDHTRITIAAQALGIAQGALDYAKGYVQERKQFGKPIADFQGIQFMLADMAMKISAARALTYQAAAASQRVDADLTYLGAAAKCFASDVAMEVTTDAVQLLGGYGYTRDYPVERMMRDAKITQIYEGTNQVQRIVMARNLP, via the coding sequence TTGGCCGGATCGGCTGACTTCGACCTGTACCGCCCGTCCGAGGAGCACGACATGCTCCGTGACGCCATCCGCTCGCTGGCCGAGGCGAAGATCGCGCCGTACGCCGCCGCGGTGGACGAGGACGCGCGCTTCCCGCAGGAGGCGCTGGATGCCCTGGTCGCCAACGACCTGCACGCGGTGCACGTGCCCGAGGAGTACGGCGGCGCGGGCGCGGACGCGCTGGCCACGGTGATAGTGATCGAGGAAGTGGCCCGCGTGTGCGCGAGCTCCTCCCTCATCCCGGCCGTGAACAAGCTCGGCTCCCTGCCCGTGATCCTCTCCGGCTCCGAGGAGCTGAAGAAGAAGTACATGACCCCGCTCGCCAAGGGCGACGGCATGTTCTCGTACTGCCTCTCCGAGCCGGACGCCGGCTCCGACGCGGCCGGCATGAAGACGAAGGCCGTCCGCGACGGCGACCACTACGTCCTGAACGGCGTGAAGCGCTGGATCACCAACGCCGGCGTCTCCGACTACTACACCGTGATGGCGGTCACCGACCCGACGAAGCGCTCCAAGGGCATCAGCGCCTTCGTCGTCGAGAAGTCCGACGAGGGTGTCTCCTTCGGCGCCCCGGAGAAGAAGCTCGGCATCAAGGGCTCCCCGACCCGCGAGGTCTACCTGGACAACGTTCGCATCCCGGCGGACCGCATGATCGGCGAGGAGGGCACCGGCTTCGCCACCGCGATGCAGACGCTCGACCACACCCGCATCACCATCGCGGCGCAGGCGCTGGGCATCGCGCAGGGCGCGCTGGACTACGCCAAGGGCTACGTCCAGGAGCGCAAGCAGTTCGGCAAGCCGATCGCCGACTTCCAGGGCATCCAGTTCATGCTCGCCGACATGGCCATGAAGATCTCGGCCGCCCGCGCCCTGACGTACCAGGCGGCGGCCGCCTCACAGCGCGTCGACGCCGACCTCACCTACCTGGGCGCCGCCGCCAAGTGCTTCGCCTCGGACGTGGCGATGGAGGTCACCACGGACGCCGTCCAGCTCCTCGGCGGGTACGGCTACACCCGTGACTACCCGGTGGAGCGCATGATGCGCGACGCCAAGATCACGCAGATTTATGAGGGCACGAACCAAGTCCAGCGGATCGTGATGGCGCGGAATCTTCCGTAA
- a CDS encoding UDP-glucose/GDP-mannose dehydrogenase family protein — MALKITVIGTGYLGATHAAAMAELGFEVLGLDVVPEKIEMLRRGQVPMYEPGLEELLRKHVAGIEGSTGRLRFTMDWAEVGEFGDVHFVCVNTPQRHGEYACDMSYVDAAFASLAPHLRNAALVVGKSTVPVGSADRLAAYLAEHAPAGEDAELAWNPEFLREGFAVQDTLHPDRIVVGVRSERAEKLLREVYTTPVADGSPFVVTDFPTAELVKTSANSFLATKISFINAMAEVCEAADGDVAKLAEAIGYDDRIGGKFLRAGIGFGGGCLPKDIRAFMARAGELGADQALTFLREIDSINMRQRGQMVELARQALGGGPFLGKRVAVLGATFKPDSDDVRDSPALNVAGQIHLQGGQVTVYDPKGMDNARRLFPTLGYADTAIDAVRGADVVLHLTEWREFRELDAEELGAVATARVILDGRNALDPEVWRKAGWSYRAMGRPTA; from the coding sequence ATGGCCCTCAAGATCACCGTGATCGGCACCGGTTACCTCGGCGCGACCCACGCCGCGGCCATGGCCGAGCTCGGCTTCGAGGTGCTGGGGCTCGACGTGGTGCCCGAGAAGATCGAGATGCTGCGCCGCGGCCAGGTCCCGATGTACGAGCCGGGACTGGAGGAGCTGCTGCGCAAGCACGTGGCCGGCATCGAGGGGTCCACCGGGCGGCTGCGGTTCACCATGGACTGGGCCGAGGTGGGGGAGTTCGGCGATGTGCACTTCGTGTGCGTGAACACGCCGCAGCGGCATGGCGAGTACGCCTGTGACATGTCGTACGTCGACGCCGCCTTCGCCTCCCTCGCGCCGCATCTGAGGAACGCCGCCCTCGTCGTCGGCAAGTCCACCGTCCCCGTCGGCTCCGCCGACCGCCTCGCCGCCTACCTCGCCGAGCACGCGCCGGCCGGCGAGGACGCCGAGCTGGCCTGGAACCCGGAGTTCCTGCGCGAGGGCTTCGCCGTCCAGGACACGCTGCACCCGGACCGGATCGTGGTCGGTGTGCGCAGCGAGCGGGCCGAGAAGCTGCTGCGCGAGGTCTACACGACGCCGGTCGCCGACGGCTCCCCCTTCGTCGTCACCGACTTCCCCACCGCCGAGCTGGTGAAGACCTCCGCCAACTCCTTCCTCGCCACCAAGATCTCCTTCATCAACGCGATGGCGGAGGTGTGCGAGGCCGCCGACGGAGATGTGGCCAAGCTCGCGGAGGCCATCGGCTACGACGACCGGATCGGAGGGAAGTTCCTGCGGGCCGGTATCGGCTTCGGCGGCGGCTGTCTGCCCAAGGACATCCGCGCCTTCATGGCCCGGGCGGGCGAGCTGGGCGCCGACCAGGCGCTGACCTTCCTGCGCGAGATCGACTCGATCAACATGCGCCAGCGCGGGCAGATGGTGGAGCTTGCTCGGCAGGCACTGGGCGGCGGGCCCTTCCTGGGCAAGCGGGTCGCGGTGCTCGGCGCCACCTTCAAGCCCGACTCGGACGACGTACGGGACTCGCCCGCGCTGAACGTCGCCGGGCAGATCCACCTCCAGGGCGGCCAGGTCACGGTCTACGACCCCAAGGGCATGGACAACGCCCGCCGCCTCTTTCCGACCCTGGGCTACGCCGACACCGCGATCGACGCGGTACGCGGCGCCGATGTCGTCCTGCATCTCACGGAATGGCGGGAATTCCGCGAGCTGGACGCGGAGGAACTCGGTGCGGTCGCGACGGCACGGGTCATTCTGGACGGACGTAATGCGCTCGACCCTGAGGTGTGGCGCAAGGCCGGCTGGAGCTATCGGGCGATGGGACGGCCGACGGCCTGA
- a CDS encoding copper resistance CopC/CopD family protein, producing MTLRRTLALLALTPLLYVLSGTAQASAHTELVTSSPANGAELRKVPDHLTLTFDEAVDVAEVRVMTLDGDRLPVSLVPGHKGETVRAALGHPADGDYAVVWSVVDEEDGHASSGRLDFGIGTPAAAQDRGDEAAPAPSPLVRKGLVAARWTGYLALALFIGGLAFVTLLWPRGAHEPRARALLGLAWTCGLLASVASIGLQGAYGALGGLRDALRAETYVDVLTTGPGVVFAARVLLWVLAAVVLSALLQGGPGTSRSPGWRVGALAVCLGLLRATGMAGHNSEGGEPTWGALADLVHLLGVSLWIGGLAMLALAVLPRRRAGELAQVVPGYSRLAAVSVAGIVAAGLVLAWQVVGSYDALLHTSYGHLLLLKTGVLGVVLPAALASRQWVRTRLDLAVLLRGDAATVRPFGYSVAAETGLVLVVLAVTSLLVTANPGQ from the coding sequence ATGACCCTGCGCCGCACCCTCGCGCTCCTCGCCCTCACCCCGCTCCTCTACGTCCTCTCGGGCACCGCCCAGGCCTCCGCCCACACCGAGCTGGTCACCTCCAGCCCCGCGAACGGCGCCGAGCTGAGGAAGGTCCCCGACCACCTCACCCTCACCTTCGACGAGGCCGTCGACGTGGCCGAGGTGCGCGTGATGACGCTGGACGGCGACCGGCTCCCGGTGTCCCTCGTGCCGGGCCACAAGGGCGAGACCGTACGTGCCGCCCTCGGACACCCGGCGGACGGCGACTACGCCGTCGTCTGGTCGGTCGTCGACGAGGAGGACGGACACGCCTCCTCCGGGCGGCTGGACTTCGGCATCGGCACGCCCGCCGCCGCCCAGGACCGCGGCGACGAGGCCGCACCCGCACCGTCCCCCCTGGTGCGGAAAGGCCTCGTCGCCGCTCGCTGGACCGGCTATCTGGCGCTGGCGCTGTTCATCGGCGGCCTGGCCTTCGTCACGCTGCTGTGGCCGCGCGGCGCACACGAGCCACGGGCCCGGGCGCTGCTGGGGCTGGCCTGGACGTGCGGCCTGCTGGCGTCGGTGGCGAGCATCGGGCTGCAGGGCGCGTACGGCGCACTCGGCGGCCTGCGTGATGCCCTGCGCGCCGAGACGTACGTGGACGTCCTGACCACCGGACCCGGCGTCGTGTTCGCCGCCCGGGTGCTGCTGTGGGTGCTCGCGGCGGTGGTGCTGAGCGCGCTGCTGCAGGGCGGGCCCGGCACCTCCCGCTCCCCCGGCTGGCGGGTCGGCGCGCTCGCCGTCTGTCTCGGGCTGCTGCGGGCGACCGGCATGGCGGGCCACAACTCCGAGGGCGGTGAGCCCACTTGGGGCGCGCTCGCCGACCTCGTGCATCTGCTCGGCGTCTCGCTGTGGATCGGCGGGCTTGCCATGCTCGCGCTGGCGGTGCTGCCGCGCCGCCGGGCGGGGGAGCTCGCGCAGGTCGTGCCGGGCTACTCACGGCTGGCGGCGGTGAGCGTGGCGGGCATCGTCGCGGCCGGGCTGGTGCTGGCGTGGCAGGTCGTGGGGTCGTACGACGCCCTGCTGCACACCTCGTACGGGCATCTGCTGCTGCTCAAGACCGGTGTCCTCGGCGTCGTCCTGCCGGCCGCCCTCGCCAGCCGTCAGTGGGTGCGCACCCGCCTCGATCTCGCCGTGCTGCTGCGCGGCGACGCCGCCACCGTGCGGCCCTTCGGTTACTCGGTCGCGGCCGAGACGGGGCTCGTCCTCGTCGTGCTCGCCGTGACGAGTCTGCTGGTCACGGCCAACCCTGGCCAGTGA
- a CDS encoding plastocyanin/azurin family copper-binding protein has product MKQGNESDAAPRRRAPSGNRGLLVAGLGAALTAVLSLGLLQAASGTSAGGASSTAAAGAAQAPAAAAAEAQPAAAAAPDHQVDIMNNKFGDGKQLVVEVGETVRWTNHDSVPHTVTTTKGPKKFDSGTLEQGDSWSYTFTTAGTYEYYCAVHPDMVASVKVVAADDGGSSGGSSGGSSGGSTGGSTGGSSGGTSGGSTGGTSGGSSGGTSGGSTGGTSGGSTGGTSGGGSGDGDEQCTSVQNVLLPILQHLNAAHLERSPGQQVQDALALDSYIKLHTVWVESILKPATEGGGTILDDTLSVLLNHVNKAHLEESPGQQVADLLNADSYVQMHTVWAEHMLAPTEDFLTNSC; this is encoded by the coding sequence TTGAAACAAGGTAATGAGAGCGACGCGGCACCGCGCCGCCGGGCGCCCTCGGGCAACCGGGGTCTGCTGGTCGCCGGACTCGGCGCGGCGCTGACCGCGGTGCTCAGCCTGGGGCTGCTCCAGGCCGCCTCGGGCACCTCGGCGGGCGGGGCGTCCTCCACGGCGGCGGCGGGCGCGGCTCAGGCGCCCGCTGCCGCCGCGGCGGAGGCGCAGCCGGCGGCCGCCGCGGCGCCGGACCACCAGGTCGACATCATGAACAACAAGTTCGGCGACGGGAAGCAGCTCGTCGTCGAGGTCGGCGAGACGGTCCGCTGGACCAACCACGACAGCGTGCCGCACACGGTCACCACGACCAAGGGCCCGAAGAAGTTCGACTCGGGCACGCTGGAGCAGGGCGACTCGTGGTCGTACACCTTCACCACGGCCGGGACGTACGAGTACTACTGCGCGGTGCACCCGGACATGGTGGCGTCCGTGAAGGTCGTGGCGGCCGACGACGGCGGTTCGTCAGGTGGGTCGTCCGGCGGGTCCTCCGGGGGTTCCACCGGCGGGTCGACCGGCGGCTCCTCCGGTGGTACGTCCGGTGGCAGCACGGGCGGCACGTCCGGCGGCTCCTCCGGTGGTACGTCCGGTGGCAGCACGGGCGGCACCTCCGGTGGTTCGACCGGCGGTACGTCGGGCGGTGGCTCCGGTGACGGCGACGAGCAGTGCACCAGCGTCCAGAACGTGCTGCTGCCGATCCTCCAGCACCTCAACGCGGCCCACCTGGAGCGTTCCCCGGGCCAGCAGGTGCAGGACGCGCTGGCGCTGGACTCGTACATCAAGCTGCACACGGTCTGGGTCGAGAGCATCCTGAAGCCCGCCACCGAGGGCGGCGGCACGATCCTGGACGACACGCTCAGCGTGCTGCTGAACCACGTCAACAAGGCGCACCTGGAGGAGTCGCCCGGGCAGCAGGTCGCCGACCTGCTGAACGCCGACA